A window from Flavobacterium sp. 83 encodes these proteins:
- a CDS encoding isoamylase early set domain-containing protein → MSIKKQFVKTKPVCKVTFSVEAKQAQSASVVGDFNNWNLAEGALSKLKNGTFKATYDLNKDASYEFKYVIDGEFVNEPEADSFIWNDFAGTENSVLSV, encoded by the coding sequence ATGTCAATAAAGAAACAATTTGTAAAAACAAAACCGGTTTGTAAAGTTACATTTTCGGTAGAAGCAAAGCAAGCTCAATCAGCATCTGTAGTTGGTGATTTCAATAACTGGAATTTGGCTGAAGGAGCTTTAAGTAAATTGAAAAATGGTACTTTCAAAGCTACATACGACTTGAATAAAGATGCCTCTTATGAGTTTAAATATGTAATTGACGGTGAGTTTGTTAATGAGCCTGAAGCAGATTCATTTATATGGAATGACTTTGCAGGTACCGAAAACAGTGTTTTATCTGTTTAA
- a CDS encoding dihydrofolate reductase, with product MIVMIAAVAENNALGKNNELVWHLPNDFKRFKTLTSGHYIIMGRKTFESFPKPLPNRTHIVISRQEGYQPEGCIVVDSMHKALEICPKNETTYIIGGGEIYNLGLSFTDKIEITKVHHNFEADAFFPEINLNEWEITASEFNQKDEKHLYSYTYQTFSRK from the coding sequence ATGATAGTAATGATTGCGGCAGTTGCCGAAAACAATGCTCTTGGTAAAAATAATGAATTAGTTTGGCACCTCCCAAATGATTTCAAAAGATTCAAAACACTAACTTCTGGACATTATATAATAATGGGACGCAAAACATTTGAAAGCTTCCCTAAACCGTTACCAAATAGGACCCATATTGTTATTTCCAGACAAGAGGGATACCAACCGGAAGGCTGTATTGTAGTTGACAGCATGCATAAAGCATTAGAAATATGCCCTAAAAATGAAACAACTTATATTATAGGAGGAGGCGAAATTTACAACTTGGGACTTTCTTTTACAGATAAAATTGAAATCACTAAAGTTCATCATAATTTTGAAGCAGATGCATTTTTTCCTGAAATTAATCTTAATGAATGGGAAATCACAGCATCTGAATTTAATCAAAAAGATGAAAAACACCTTTACAGTTATACCTATCAAACTTTTTCTAGAAAATAA
- a CDS encoding 2TM domain-containing protein — MEKEQHEQYEYARRRIKQKKRLYFHFVLFLLGSFFLFVANKFFGIDAEADWYIWGVTIWFFIFILHFIKVYITDRFMNKNWEREQIDRLVTLQQKKITQLQTKINEESST; from the coding sequence ATGGAAAAAGAACAACACGAACAATATGAGTATGCTAGAAGACGAATTAAGCAAAAAAAGAGGTTGTATTTCCATTTTGTTTTATTTCTTTTAGGAAGTTTTTTTTTATTTGTAGCCAATAAATTTTTTGGTATTGATGCAGAAGCAGATTGGTATATTTGGGGAGTTACTATCTGGTTTTTTATATTCATATTACATTTTATAAAAGTTTACATTACTGATCGTTTTATGAATAAAAATTGGGAAAGAGAACAAATAGACAGACTTGTAACTTTACAACAAAAAAAAATCACTCAATTACAAACAAAGATTAACGAAGAATCCTCTACATAA